A genomic segment from Gavia stellata isolate bGavSte3 chromosome 4, bGavSte3.hap2, whole genome shotgun sequence encodes:
- the KITLG gene encoding kit ligand isoform X3 has translation MKKAQTWIITCFCLQLLLLNPLVKAQSSCGNPVTDDVNDIAKLVGNLPNDYMITLKYVPKMDSLPDHCWLHLMVPEFSRSLHNLLQKFSDISDMSDVLSNYSIINNLTRIINDLMACLAFDKNKDFVKENGHLYKESRFIPEDFFRHFNSTIEVYKEFADMLDKNDCILPSTVGTPENEETLGFVSSSSLQGISIALTSLLSLLIGFILGAMYWKKTHPKSRPESDETAQCHDCQEENEIRKYKPSLLYRRKRGKRKQNNQ, from the exons ACTTGGATTATCACTTGCTTTTGTCTTCAACTACTCCTACTTAATCCTCTTGTCAAAGCCCAGAGTTCCTGCGGGAATCCAGTAACAGATGATGTGAATGACATTGCAAAATTG GTTGGAAATCTCCCAAATGATTATATGATAACCCTTAAATATGTCCCGAAGATGGATAGTCTG CCTGATCACTGTTGGTTGCATTTGATGGTGCCTGAATTTTCAAGGAGTCTACATAATCTTCTCCAGaaattttcagatatttcagaTATGTCTGATGTTTTAAGCAACTATTCAATCATCAATAATCTCACAAGGATAATTAATGATCTTATGGCATGCCTAGCTTTTGATAAAAATAAG gattttgtaaaagaaaatggtCACCTTTATAAAGAAAGTCGCTTCAttcctgaggatttttttaGGCACTTTAATAGTACCATTGAGGTCTACAAGGAGTTTGCAGACATGTTGGATAAGAATGACTGCATTCTGCCTTCAACAGTAGGAACACCAGAGAATG AAGAGACACTTGGCTTCGTTAGCAGCTCCAGCCTGCAAGGGATCAGCATAGCACTGACATCATTGTTGTCTCTTCTTATTGGCTTTATTTTGGGAGCCATGTACTGGAAG aaaacacaTCCTAAATCCAGACCAGAAAGTGATGAAACTGCACAGTGTCATGACTGtcaagaggaaaatgagatAAG GAAATATAAACCATCATTGCTTTataggaggaaaagaggaaagaggaaacagaacAATCAGTGA
- the KITLG gene encoding kit ligand isoform X4: MKKAQTWIITCFCLQLLLLNPLVKAQSSCGNPVTDDVNDIAKLVGNLPNDYMITLKYVPKMDSLPDHCWLHLMVPEFSRSLHNLLQKFSDISDMSDVLSNYSIINNLTRIINDLMACLAFDKNKDFVKENGHLYKESRFIPEDFFRHFNSTIEVYKEFADMLDKNDCILPSTVGTPENEETLGFVSSSSLQGISIALTSLLSLLIGFILGAMYWKKTHPKSRPESDETAQCHDCQEENEISMLQQKEKEHLQA; this comes from the exons ACTTGGATTATCACTTGCTTTTGTCTTCAACTACTCCTACTTAATCCTCTTGTCAAAGCCCAGAGTTCCTGCGGGAATCCAGTAACAGATGATGTGAATGACATTGCAAAATTG GTTGGAAATCTCCCAAATGATTATATGATAACCCTTAAATATGTCCCGAAGATGGATAGTCTG CCTGATCACTGTTGGTTGCATTTGATGGTGCCTGAATTTTCAAGGAGTCTACATAATCTTCTCCAGaaattttcagatatttcagaTATGTCTGATGTTTTAAGCAACTATTCAATCATCAATAATCTCACAAGGATAATTAATGATCTTATGGCATGCCTAGCTTTTGATAAAAATAAG gattttgtaaaagaaaatggtCACCTTTATAAAGAAAGTCGCTTCAttcctgaggatttttttaGGCACTTTAATAGTACCATTGAGGTCTACAAGGAGTTTGCAGACATGTTGGATAAGAATGACTGCATTCTGCCTTCAACAGTAGGAACACCAGAGAATG AAGAGACACTTGGCTTCGTTAGCAGCTCCAGCCTGCAAGGGATCAGCATAGCACTGACATCATTGTTGTCTCTTCTTATTGGCTTTATTTTGGGAGCCATGTACTGGAAG aaaacacaTCCTAAATCCAGACCAGAAAGTGATGAAACTGCACAGTGTCATGACTGtcaagaggaaaatgagatAAG tatgttgcagcaaaaagagaaagaacatcTACAAGCGTAg
- the KITLG gene encoding kit ligand isoform X2, with the protein MKKAQTWIITCFCLQLLLLNPLVKAQSSCGNPVTDDVNDIAKLVGNLPNDYMITLKYVPKMDSLPDHCWLHLMVPEFSRSLHNLLQKFSDISDMSDVLSNYSIINNLTRIINDLMACLAFDKNKDFVKENGHLYKESRFIPEDFFRHFNSTIEVYKEFADMLDKNDCILPSTVGTPENDSRVAVTKTFLFPPVAASSLRNDSIGSNTSSNKETLGFVSSSSLQGISIALTSLLSLLIGFILGAMYWKKTHPKSRPESDETAQCHDCQEENEISMLQQKEKEHLQA; encoded by the exons ACTTGGATTATCACTTGCTTTTGTCTTCAACTACTCCTACTTAATCCTCTTGTCAAAGCCCAGAGTTCCTGCGGGAATCCAGTAACAGATGATGTGAATGACATTGCAAAATTG GTTGGAAATCTCCCAAATGATTATATGATAACCCTTAAATATGTCCCGAAGATGGATAGTCTG CCTGATCACTGTTGGTTGCATTTGATGGTGCCTGAATTTTCAAGGAGTCTACATAATCTTCTCCAGaaattttcagatatttcagaTATGTCTGATGTTTTAAGCAACTATTCAATCATCAATAATCTCACAAGGATAATTAATGATCTTATGGCATGCCTAGCTTTTGATAAAAATAAG gattttgtaaaagaaaatggtCACCTTTATAAAGAAAGTCGCTTCAttcctgaggatttttttaGGCACTTTAATAGTACCATTGAGGTCTACAAGGAGTTTGCAGACATGTTGGATAAGAATGACTGCATTCTGCCTTCAACAGTAGGAACACCAGAGAATG ATTCCAGAGTCGCtgtcacaaaaacatttttgtttcctcctgTTGCTGCCAGCTCCCTTAGGAATGACAGCATTGGCAGTAACACTAGCAGTAACA AAGAGACACTTGGCTTCGTTAGCAGCTCCAGCCTGCAAGGGATCAGCATAGCACTGACATCATTGTTGTCTCTTCTTATTGGCTTTATTTTGGGAGCCATGTACTGGAAG aaaacacaTCCTAAATCCAGACCAGAAAGTGATGAAACTGCACAGTGTCATGACTGtcaagaggaaaatgagatAAG tatgttgcagcaaaaagagaaagaacatcTACAAGCGTAg
- the KITLG gene encoding kit ligand isoform X1, whose protein sequence is MKKAQTWIITCFCLQLLLLNPLVKAQSSCGNPVTDDVNDIAKLVGNLPNDYMITLKYVPKMDSLPDHCWLHLMVPEFSRSLHNLLQKFSDISDMSDVLSNYSIINNLTRIINDLMACLAFDKNKDFVKENGHLYKESRFIPEDFFRHFNSTIEVYKEFADMLDKNDCILPSTVGTPENDSRVAVTKTFLFPPVAASSLRNDSIGSNTSSNKETLGFVSSSSLQGISIALTSLLSLLIGFILGAMYWKKTHPKSRPESDETAQCHDCQEENEIRKYKPSLLYRRKRGKRKQNNQ, encoded by the exons ACTTGGATTATCACTTGCTTTTGTCTTCAACTACTCCTACTTAATCCTCTTGTCAAAGCCCAGAGTTCCTGCGGGAATCCAGTAACAGATGATGTGAATGACATTGCAAAATTG GTTGGAAATCTCCCAAATGATTATATGATAACCCTTAAATATGTCCCGAAGATGGATAGTCTG CCTGATCACTGTTGGTTGCATTTGATGGTGCCTGAATTTTCAAGGAGTCTACATAATCTTCTCCAGaaattttcagatatttcagaTATGTCTGATGTTTTAAGCAACTATTCAATCATCAATAATCTCACAAGGATAATTAATGATCTTATGGCATGCCTAGCTTTTGATAAAAATAAG gattttgtaaaagaaaatggtCACCTTTATAAAGAAAGTCGCTTCAttcctgaggatttttttaGGCACTTTAATAGTACCATTGAGGTCTACAAGGAGTTTGCAGACATGTTGGATAAGAATGACTGCATTCTGCCTTCAACAGTAGGAACACCAGAGAATG ATTCCAGAGTCGCtgtcacaaaaacatttttgtttcctcctgTTGCTGCCAGCTCCCTTAGGAATGACAGCATTGGCAGTAACACTAGCAGTAACA AAGAGACACTTGGCTTCGTTAGCAGCTCCAGCCTGCAAGGGATCAGCATAGCACTGACATCATTGTTGTCTCTTCTTATTGGCTTTATTTTGGGAGCCATGTACTGGAAG aaaacacaTCCTAAATCCAGACCAGAAAGTGATGAAACTGCACAGTGTCATGACTGtcaagaggaaaatgagatAAG GAAATATAAACCATCATTGCTTTataggaggaaaagaggaaagaggaaacagaacAATCAGTGA